One window of Engraulis encrasicolus isolate BLACKSEA-1 unplaced genomic scaffold, IST_EnEncr_1.0 scaffold_127_np1212, whole genome shotgun sequence genomic DNA carries:
- the LOC134442222 gene encoding Na(+)/H(+) exchange regulatory cofactor NHE-RF2-like, translating into MAGELKPRLCLMTKGDNGYGFHLHGEKGKSGQYIRKVEPDSPAEASGLRAGDRVVEVNGENVERETHHQVVQRIKAVSGETSLLVVDRETDEYLRSLRLPCSATMATDPQRQTGPRLFLGLRLVAPTPPRPASATRPSDPPKTQPDAPPHVPTR; encoded by the exons ATGGCGGGCGAGCTGAAACCGCGACTGTGCCTAATGACGAAAGGGGACAACGGATACGGCTTCCACTTGCACGGGGAGAAGGGCAAGAGCGGACAGTACATCCGGAAAGTGGAGCCCGACTCCCCGGCGGAGGCCTCGGGGTTACGCGCCGGGGACCGGGTGGTGGAGGTCAACGGAGagaacgtggagagagagacgcaccATCAG gtgGTTCAGCGTATCAAGGCGGTGTCAGGGGAGACCAGTCTGCTGGTCGTGGATCGTGAGACGGATGAGTACCTGCGTAGTCTCCGCCTCCCCTGCTCCGCAACCATGGCGACGGACCCCCAGCGGCAAACAGGCCCACGCCTCTTCCTCGGCCTCCGCCTCGTCGCGCCGACGCCCCCACGCCCAGCAAGCGCCACGCGACCATCCGACCCCCCCAAAACCCAGCCCGACGCTCCCCCTCACGTGCCCACAAGAAg